The Candidatus Izemoplasma sp. genome has a window encoding:
- a CDS encoding [Fe-Fe] hydrogenase large subunit C-terminal domain-containing protein, with protein MEEGSELIYRLQNNDVLPMMTSCCPGWINYVEQRHPDILKHISSCKSPQQMFGSLAKNYYTELNNLNKEDIFVVSIMPCTAKKYEAKRREFRDQYHHLDVDVVLTTRELEKMLNQMGINFDQLENIDFDEPFGITSGAAQLFGASGGVMEAALRTVTEIVTNTPLSSLDFTSVRGMNGIKEATVNLNGKEIKVAVSHSLSNAETLIKDIKTGNSPYTFIEIMACPGGCIGGGGQPYGTDTLKRLERMETTYQVDLHKEIRKSHENPAIKTLYKTYLKKPLSERSHHLLHTRYYPRHSDSS; from the coding sequence ATGGAAGAAGGCAGTGAACTGATTTATAGACTTCAAAACAATGATGTATTACCGATGATGACAAGTTGCTGTCCAGGATGGATTAATTATGTTGAACAGCGTCACCCTGATATACTCAAACATATCTCTAGTTGTAAAAGCCCCCAACAAATGTTTGGTTCACTCGCAAAAAACTATTATACTGAGCTTAATAACTTAAACAAAGAAGATATCTTTGTTGTTTCAATCATGCCATGTACAGCTAAAAAATATGAAGCCAAACGACGAGAGTTTAGAGACCAATATCATCACCTTGATGTCGATGTTGTTTTAACCACGCGAGAACTTGAAAAAATGCTTAATCAAATGGGGATTAATTTTGATCAGTTAGAAAACATCGATTTTGATGAACCATTTGGCATTACTTCAGGCGCTGCGCAATTATTTGGCGCATCAGGAGGGGTCATGGAAGCGGCTTTAAGAACGGTCACAGAAATAGTGACAAACACGCCACTATCATCTTTAGACTTTACTTCAGTAAGAGGGATGAATGGTATTAAAGAAGCGACTGTAAACTTAAATGGTAAAGAGATAAAAGTAGCGGTTAGTCATTCTTTAAGTAATGCAGAAACATTAATCAAAGATATCAAAACAGGGAATAGTCCCTATACCTTTATCGAAATTATGGCGTGTCCAGGCGGTTGTATTGGTGGTGGAGGGCAACCATATGGGACAGACACCTTAAAGCGATTAGAACGAATGGAAACGACCTATCAAGTCGATTTACACAAAGAAATTCGTAAGTCTCACGAGAATCCTGCAATTAAAACACTCTATAAAACGTATTTGAAGAAACCACTTAGTGAACGATCTCATCATTTATTACATACCCGTTATTATCCTCGACACTCTGATAGTTCGTAA
- a CDS encoding NAD(P)H-dependent oxidoreductase subunit E, which produces MNLHKILKKHGFKKDRLIEILIDVQHALPDHHMTDKDLSRIADALDVSVSHVCSVMSFYTLLRCEKHGKYIIQVCKGVPCYLSDEFSLLKTLEITLGISAGETTRDGYFTLEESACLGHCDEAPVMRINHQIYTNLTKSKVLRIIESCKEGTLC; this is translated from the coding sequence ATGAATTTACATAAAATTCTAAAGAAACATGGGTTTAAGAAGGACAGATTAATTGAAATTTTAATTGATGTCCAACATGCGTTACCCGATCATCACATGACTGACAAAGATCTTTCAAGAATTGCTGATGCGCTCGATGTATCAGTGAGTCATGTCTGTAGTGTTATGTCGTTTTATACCTTGCTAAGATGTGAGAAACATGGGAAGTACATCATCCAAGTATGTAAAGGTGTGCCCTGTTATTTGAGTGATGAGTTTAGTTTACTTAAAACACTTGAAATAACGTTAGGTATCTCTGCCGGTGAAACAACACGAGATGGCTATTTCACATTAGAAGAATCTGCTTGCCTCGGACATTGTGATGAGGCACCCGTGATGCGGATTAATCATCAAATATATACAAATCTAACAAAGAGCAAGGTTCTTCGTATTATTGAGTCGTGTAAAGAAGGGACCTTATGCTAA
- a CDS encoding DMT family transporter, whose translation MAHLSSKMKGILFLLLSAFGFAVMSIFVKLSGDLPTIQKVFFRNLITMIFSLSLILYYRSKLINDVQHIPPLLLRSIFGTLGMIAYFYAMDNMVLSDANMLNKLSTFFLLIFSAVFLKERLKAYQVISVFIAFIGALFIIKPAFQVDLIPYLASISAAMLAGAAYTVLRYLRNKEAYYSITFFFSTFSVIVILPFMMIYYEQMNVYQVIYLLLAGMFASIGQFGITIAYQYAPARDISIFNYFNVIFVTVLSYIVFFNFPDIYSIIGYIIIFSASIYMFQKNKRI comes from the coding sequence ATGGCACATTTATCAAGCAAAATGAAAGGTATACTATTTTTACTTCTCTCAGCATTCGGCTTTGCGGTGATGAGTATTTTTGTGAAACTTTCTGGTGACTTACCAACCATACAAAAAGTTTTTTTTAGAAATCTAATTACAATGATCTTTTCGTTATCTTTAATTCTTTATTATCGGAGTAAATTGATTAATGATGTTCAACATATCCCACCGTTATTGTTACGAAGTATATTCGGAACATTGGGAATGATTGCTTATTTTTATGCGATGGATAATATGGTCCTAAGTGATGCCAATATGTTAAACAAGCTGTCAACATTCTTTTTACTTATCTTTAGTGCTGTATTTCTAAAAGAACGCTTAAAAGCTTATCAAGTAATTAGCGTTTTTATCGCCTTTATAGGGGCATTATTTATTATCAAGCCAGCCTTTCAGGTTGACTTGATTCCCTACTTAGCCAGCATCTCTGCCGCTATGTTAGCAGGTGCGGCTTACACCGTATTAAGATATCTACGCAATAAAGAAGCCTATTATTCAATCACCTTCTTCTTTTCAACTTTTAGTGTGATTGTTATTTTACCCTTTATGATGATCTATTATGAACAAATGAATGTATACCAAGTCATATATCTGCTTTTAGCAGGAATGTTCGCATCTATTGGTCAGTTCGGTATTACTATCGCTTATCAATACGCGCCAGCTAGAGACATTTCTATTTTCAACTATTTCAATGTTATATTTGTTACGGTTCTCAGTTACATTGTCTTTTTTAACTTCCCGGACATCTACAGCATCATTGGATATATCATTATTTTCTCTGCGAGTATTTATATGTTTCAAAAAAATAAAAGAATATAA
- a CDS encoding 2Fe-2S iron-sulfur cluster-binding protein, with protein sequence MPRITINNTPLDVPEGISILDAAKTHNISIPTLCHYPDLKINSDCRICVVELKGERMLKTSCSTPVKEGMEIVTNSPRVLQARKTITELILSSHDADCTACTRNMRCELQTLAKTLGIDSNRFTTTFKAMPIDDHNPSLVRNMNRCIKCGRCVDVCEHIQGMNVLKRNGRSHTMQITPPFNQSLNDEICTFCGQCANVCPVGAIMEKDDTQMVWENLHNPQKRTLVQVAPAVRVSIGESFHSETDTVPIGKLVSALKHLGFDEVYDTNFTADLTQLWKKAVN encoded by the coding sequence ATGCCTAGAATTACCATTAATAACACGCCGTTAGATGTCCCTGAAGGCATCAGTATTTTAGATGCTGCAAAAACGCACAATATAAGCATCCCGACGTTGTGCCATTATCCAGATTTAAAAATCAACTCAGATTGCCGAATCTGCGTAGTTGAACTAAAGGGTGAACGGATGTTGAAAACATCCTGTTCAACGCCTGTGAAAGAGGGAATGGAGATTGTAACAAACTCACCAAGAGTTTTACAAGCGAGAAAGACAATAACTGAGTTAATCTTATCATCACATGACGCGGATTGTACAGCTTGTACGCGGAATATGCGATGTGAATTACAAACTTTAGCCAAAACGTTAGGAATTGATTCTAATCGCTTCACGACAACATTTAAAGCGATGCCAATAGATGATCATAATCCATCACTTGTAAGAAATATGAACCGATGTATCAAGTGTGGACGGTGCGTAGATGTTTGCGAACACATCCAAGGGATGAATGTCCTTAAACGCAACGGACGATCGCATACTATGCAGATTACACCCCCGTTTAATCAAAGTTTAAATGATGAGATTTGCACATTTTGTGGACAGTGTGCCAATGTATGTCCAGTAGGCGCAATTATGGAAAAAGATGATACTCAAATGGTTTGGGAAAACTTACATAATCCTCAAAAACGGACACTCGTACAAGTTGCCCCCGCCGTTAGGGTGTCAATTGGTGAATCATTTCATAGCGAGACGGATACGGTCCCCATTGGCAAGTTGGTGAGTGCTTTAAAACACCTTGGTTTTGATGAGGTATATGATACCAATTTTACGGCTGACCTAACACAATTATGGAAGAAGGCAGTGAACTGA
- a CDS encoding NADH-ubiquinone oxidoreductase-F iron-sulfur binding region domain-containing protein encodes MLTQRLLTQRFNQYDGININDYLKLDGFIAFHKAITMPKEAIINEIKTSRLTGRGGAGFPTHIKMQAMLQTDGDKILVCNADEGEPGHFKDRYLLEKDPYLILEGILISAYATGASHGYMYIRGEYDQAIKQFQRVISIAENKGYLGKRILNTDFSFHLEIRRGAGAYVCGEEFALMESIEGKPGRTRVKPPYPTDKGVFGKPTLINNVETFCNLPTIILHGGKTYAKVGSELATGTKLICLSGHVKNKGLYEVPYGTPIIDVINKLGNGTVNDIPIQMVQIGGACGPIIPPSLLTMSIDNEAFEVFDAKMGAGAIIVMDENDDLFDIVLRNMTFFLHESCGKCTPCREGHVQLVHLLKKFVNFKATDKDFQSLKSLAEVIHTTTLCGLGQTSPTSIISTLTYFERA; translated from the coding sequence ATGCTAACACAACGCTTGCTAACACAACGATTCAATCAGTATGATGGTATTAATATAAATGATTATTTAAAGCTCGATGGCTTTATTGCGTTCCATAAAGCGATAACGATGCCAAAAGAAGCGATTATAAATGAGATTAAAACATCACGTTTAACAGGACGTGGGGGTGCCGGCTTTCCAACCCATATAAAAATGCAAGCAATGCTTCAAACGGATGGGGACAAAATCTTAGTATGTAACGCCGATGAAGGTGAACCTGGGCACTTTAAGGATCGGTATTTATTAGAAAAAGATCCGTACTTAATACTTGAGGGAATTTTAATCAGTGCATATGCTACAGGCGCATCGCATGGGTATATGTATATTCGTGGAGAATATGACCAGGCAATAAAACAATTTCAGCGGGTGATCTCAATTGCGGAAAATAAAGGATATTTAGGTAAGCGAATATTAAATACTGACTTTAGCTTTCATCTAGAGATAAGGCGAGGGGCAGGCGCGTATGTGTGTGGTGAAGAATTTGCGCTTATGGAAAGTATTGAAGGTAAACCAGGGAGAACGCGCGTGAAACCGCCTTATCCAACGGACAAAGGGGTGTTTGGTAAACCAACACTGATCAATAACGTAGAAACATTTTGTAATTTGCCTACCATTATCTTACATGGTGGTAAGACCTATGCTAAAGTAGGTAGTGAATTAGCAACAGGTACAAAGCTTATTTGTCTATCAGGTCATGTAAAAAATAAAGGCCTTTATGAAGTCCCTTATGGGACACCAATTATTGATGTTATTAATAAATTAGGTAATGGCACAGTGAATGATATTCCAATCCAAATGGTTCAGATTGGTGGCGCCTGTGGACCAATTATTCCGCCTAGTTTACTCACGATGAGCATCGATAACGAAGCATTTGAAGTTTTTGATGCTAAAATGGGCGCAGGGGCTATTATTGTGATGGATGAAAATGATGACTTGTTTGATATTGTCTTACGCAATATGACCTTCTTTTTACATGAGTCTTGTGGTAAATGTACGCCATGTCGTGAAGGACATGTTCAATTAGTCCATTTATTAAAGAAATTTGTCAATTTCAAAGCTACAGATAAAGATTTTCAATCATTAAAATCGCTCGCAGAAGTGATTCACACCACCACTTTATGTGGTCTAGGACAAACCTCGCCAACTTCCATTATATCCACTTTAACCTATTTTGAACGAGCGTAA